In Alteromonas mediterranea DE, a single genomic region encodes these proteins:
- a CDS encoding VWA domain-containing protein, whose protein sequence is MPKVRKAEDGFNLAFLDVMACGLGAVILIFILVDFKAFTPDPTEEKEKLEQELAAAEQEQQKLKKSIDEINDKIALESAKQDDAEQAQADTTQDQSKLLQDMSTEMAVVADLENQLAALSKEVEKSANIQMQGTGEQNYITGMKIEGPEIGFLIDKSASMMGDNLLDILGKLALSDGQKVSTPKWIRTKRVAQWMLARVPLESRVTMVAFSDTATTLGLRNVNSAKVSGSMNAIVKDLGDIVPNGGTNLQEGLTTLFKANPSITDVYIVTDGLPTLGDGLPMNCKNFISSKKSISSDCRRKLFVETIKRAKKGVHYNVILLPIEGDPFASPMYWEWTRATSGTFLSPAPKWP, encoded by the coding sequence ATGCCTAAAGTGCGTAAAGCCGAAGACGGATTTAACCTTGCCTTCTTAGACGTGATGGCCTGTGGCCTTGGCGCGGTTATTCTTATTTTTATTCTGGTCGACTTTAAAGCGTTTACCCCAGACCCGACCGAAGAAAAAGAGAAGCTAGAGCAAGAGCTCGCCGCGGCAGAGCAAGAACAACAAAAGCTCAAAAAATCGATTGATGAAATAAACGATAAGATAGCCTTGGAGTCGGCCAAGCAGGATGACGCTGAACAAGCCCAGGCCGACACCACGCAAGACCAGTCTAAGCTACTGCAAGACATGTCAACAGAAATGGCGGTGGTGGCCGACCTTGAAAACCAGCTTGCCGCCTTGTCTAAAGAAGTCGAGAAATCAGCTAACATCCAAATGCAGGGAACCGGCGAGCAAAACTACATTACCGGGATGAAAATAGAAGGCCCCGAAATCGGCTTTCTCATCGATAAAAGCGCATCGATGATGGGCGACAACTTGCTCGATATATTGGGCAAACTGGCACTAAGCGATGGGCAAAAAGTATCGACACCTAAATGGATAAGAACCAAGCGGGTAGCACAATGGATGCTAGCGCGCGTGCCACTGGAATCTCGCGTGACAATGGTTGCCTTTTCCGACACCGCAACCACCTTAGGTCTTCGCAACGTAAACAGCGCCAAAGTAAGCGGTTCGATGAACGCCATTGTGAAAGACTTGGGCGACATTGTGCCTAATGGAGGCACCAATCTTCAGGAAGGCCTAACTACCCTGTTTAAAGCCAACCCCAGCATAACGGATGTTTACATTGTGACCGACGGGTTGCCGACGCTCGGAGATGGCCTTCCCATGAACTGTAAAAACTTCATTAGCAGTAAAAAGTCCATTTCGTCGGATTGTAGAAGAAAACTATTTGTAGAAACCATAAAGCGAGCCAAAAAAGGGGTGCACTACAACGTTATTCTATTGCCTATCGAGGGCGACCCGTTTGCCTCACCCATGTACTGGGAATGGACCCGCGCAACCAGCGGCACCTTCCTATCACCGGCACCAAAGTGGCCTTAA
- a CDS encoding VWA domain-containing protein has translation MKKIQRAPVEVFNIAFLDIISCAFGAVVMLVLLAKNGTEDTERGPSNVSVLIDQVLQAQADVETLKGALSDKLQELKAAQSKTASVTEQKDNLDSSIPRAQQTINQLKDKASSLRNEIRQATAMLNTPNPTDTPDDDVGGIPTDAEYVIFAIDNSGSMSSGSGWNRVITIVNDILKNHPKMKGFQIMSADGSFMFASKAGQWLDDRKTMRDTAMSQMKSFKGGASQPEAGILKAIKLYKNTKGRVSLYVFGDDYQRSNLDQIVGQITQANQGANGQPVIRIHGVGFSRSNGNAQRFSAFMQAVAKRNRGAFIGQYF, from the coding sequence GTGAAGAAGATTCAGCGCGCCCCCGTTGAGGTATTCAACATCGCCTTTCTCGACATTATTTCCTGTGCCTTCGGTGCGGTGGTTATGCTGGTGCTATTGGCTAAAAATGGCACCGAAGATACCGAACGAGGCCCCAGTAATGTAAGCGTGCTTATCGATCAGGTGCTGCAAGCACAAGCTGACGTAGAAACCCTTAAAGGAGCGCTATCGGATAAGCTTCAAGAGCTTAAGGCGGCGCAAAGCAAAACAGCGTCGGTCACAGAGCAAAAAGATAATCTAGACTCGTCGATACCCCGGGCACAGCAAACCATTAATCAGTTAAAAGACAAAGCGTCGTCCCTGCGTAATGAAATACGTCAGGCAACGGCTATGCTAAATACGCCTAATCCCACTGATACCCCTGATGATGACGTAGGCGGTATACCTACCGACGCTGAATACGTCATTTTCGCTATCGACAACTCTGGGTCTATGTCTTCTGGCAGTGGATGGAATCGCGTGATAACCATTGTGAACGACATTTTAAAAAATCACCCTAAAATGAAAGGTTTTCAGATAATGTCTGCCGACGGAAGCTTCATGTTTGCCAGTAAAGCAGGCCAATGGCTTGACGACAGAAAAACCATGCGAGATACGGCGATGAGCCAAATGAAAAGCTTTAAAGGGGGCGCAAGCCAGCCGGAGGCGGGGATCTTAAAAGCCATAAAGCTTTACAAGAACACCAAAGGCCGCGTGAGCCTATACGTGTTTGGCGATGACTACCAAAGATCAAACCTAGACCAAATTGTGGGTCAAATTACCCAAGCTAACCAAGGAGCCAATGGCCAGCCTGTTATTCGTATTCACGGCGTAGGCTTTAGCCGAAGTAACGGCAACGCACAGCGCTTTAGCGCATTTATGCAAGCGGTGGCGAAGCGCAATCGCGGTGCCTTTATTGGCCAATATTTTTAG
- a CDS encoding hydroxymethylglutaryl-CoA reductase, whose protein sequence is MFVPSILLKQLYTRASLTKTDKGLSFSLKNRLKDATIKEVKWISLDGEKIPEDKISLQLTADSCISVKALNQSDGEPFGLRQTITVHLDIDEAPCPEKRKLGICFSASPFGKLKFEVEDNITAPGQRSAFIPRDDMDDYGESIIKTRQAYFESATGKKIDHVGQYSIDPKALQGNIEHFIGVAQVPIGIAGPIKINGENAQGEFVVPLATTEGTLVASYNRGMKLLNMSGGVTATVVDDAMQRAPVFIFENARGARDFVKWIKENFEKIKEEAEATSSVATLTYIDHFLSNKFAFLRFNFRTGDAAGQNMVGRATFAACGWILDHYEGIENFYLESNFATDKKASQINIMRTRGKRVTAEATIKREHLLEVMRVDPKQIDYHGRVAGVGSFLSGVNNTGLHSPNGITAMFIATGQDVANVSESSAAMMYSELTDDGDLYVSITIPSLIVATYGGGTGIGTQRECLELLDCYGRDRVYKFAEIVASVVLAGEISLASAISSSDWVSSHEQYGRNR, encoded by the coding sequence ATGTTTGTACCCAGTATACTTTTAAAGCAACTTTATACACGCGCAAGTCTAACCAAAACAGATAAAGGCTTATCTTTCTCTCTTAAAAATAGATTGAAGGATGCGACGATTAAAGAAGTAAAATGGATATCACTTGATGGGGAAAAAATTCCCGAAGATAAAATATCCCTTCAATTAACTGCCGACTCCTGTATTTCTGTCAAAGCGCTAAATCAATCAGACGGCGAGCCCTTTGGCTTGCGTCAAACCATTACCGTACATTTAGATATCGATGAAGCGCCTTGCCCCGAAAAGCGCAAACTGGGTATTTGCTTCTCTGCTTCCCCCTTTGGAAAGTTAAAGTTTGAAGTAGAAGATAATATTACTGCCCCTGGTCAGCGTAGTGCATTTATCCCTCGAGATGACATGGATGACTACGGCGAAAGCATTATAAAAACACGCCAAGCGTATTTTGAAAGCGCTACGGGTAAGAAAATTGACCATGTTGGTCAGTACTCCATTGATCCGAAAGCGCTGCAAGGCAATATTGAGCACTTTATAGGCGTGGCGCAGGTTCCTATCGGTATTGCTGGGCCTATAAAAATTAACGGCGAGAATGCACAAGGAGAATTTGTAGTGCCGTTGGCAACGACCGAGGGTACGCTGGTGGCATCCTATAATCGAGGTATGAAGCTACTTAACATGAGTGGGGGGGTAACGGCGACCGTTGTTGACGACGCTATGCAGCGAGCCCCTGTATTTATTTTTGAAAATGCTCGGGGCGCAAGAGATTTCGTGAAATGGATAAAAGAGAATTTCGAAAAGATAAAAGAAGAAGCCGAAGCGACATCGAGTGTAGCTACGCTTACTTACATCGATCATTTTTTATCGAATAAATTCGCTTTTCTGCGGTTTAACTTTAGAACGGGGGATGCCGCCGGCCAAAACATGGTGGGACGTGCGACTTTCGCCGCCTGCGGATGGATTTTAGATCACTACGAAGGAATAGAGAATTTCTACCTTGAATCTAACTTTGCCACCGATAAAAAAGCCTCACAAATAAACATAATGCGTACTCGCGGTAAGCGGGTTACTGCCGAGGCAACCATTAAGCGTGAGCACTTACTCGAAGTTATGCGGGTCGACCCTAAACAAATCGATTACCACGGGCGTGTTGCCGGCGTGGGTTCGTTCTTGTCCGGTGTGAATAACACGGGCCTACATTCGCCTAACGGCATCACTGCCATGTTTATCGCTACCGGACAGGATGTGGCGAACGTATCTGAGTCGTCTGCGGCTATGATGTATTCTGAGCTTACTGACGACGGCGACTTATACGTGTCTATAACCATTCCATCACTTATTGTAGCGACTTATGGCGGCGGTACAGGCATAGGTACGCAGCGTGAATGTTTAGAGCTGTTAGACTGTTACGGGCGCGATCGGGTGTATAAGTTTGCTGAAATTGTGGCGTCGGTTGTGCTTGCCGGTGAAATTTCGCTGGCCTCTGCCATTAGCTCATCTGACTGGGTGTCATCTCACGAGCAGTATGGCCGAAATAGGTAG
- a CDS encoding HlyD family secretion protein, with amino-acid sequence MRTGLFRKEAIDEQSNEVDGSFLMTPKPVYSAIAFVLVAWIATALVYLNLGSYARKASVDGWLEPSHGVFKLYADARRGNVVDVLIHEGQHVEKGAPLVKINYSNSDALGNRVSSQLLIELEAKQARTHQSISRLRALHQAQLTGLEQRLSQAKRALDDLNDIVDLAKIQWVMATEHWENAQLLLNQGHISHAELENHTIQRITAQQQLKLAERDSSTEQANIASLTHELATLPQQQANELASFENTYSDLKQQIVSHKSNYEETIYAPHSGYISGLHVKAGYTVDSSRPLLTLLPKDADIQARIAVPVRAAGFLREGQALHIRYDAFPYQKFGVQKGEILNVSPSLVLPGELIDAPIAINEPAYLVTAAISTKEILAYGNHISLKAGMTFSADVHLSQRTLMEWLMEPLYSISGKL; translated from the coding sequence ATGAGAACAGGACTGTTTAGAAAAGAAGCAATTGATGAGCAATCTAATGAAGTAGACGGGAGCTTTTTAATGACGCCCAAACCGGTTTACTCGGCTATTGCTTTTGTATTGGTTGCTTGGATAGCAACTGCCCTTGTTTATTTAAACTTAGGCAGTTACGCACGCAAGGCATCGGTAGACGGGTGGCTAGAACCGAGCCACGGAGTATTTAAACTGTACGCAGATGCAAGGCGCGGTAATGTCGTCGACGTTTTAATTCACGAAGGGCAACATGTAGAAAAAGGCGCGCCATTAGTAAAAATTAACTACAGCAATAGCGACGCGTTGGGCAATCGCGTGAGTAGCCAACTGCTTATAGAATTGGAAGCAAAGCAAGCGCGAACTCACCAGAGCATTTCACGCCTTCGCGCACTACATCAAGCTCAGCTCACCGGCTTAGAACAACGCTTATCTCAAGCTAAACGCGCTTTGGACGACCTGAATGACATTGTTGATTTAGCCAAAATACAGTGGGTTATGGCAACCGAGCATTGGGAAAACGCTCAACTTTTATTGAACCAAGGGCATATAAGCCACGCCGAGCTTGAGAATCACACAATTCAACGAATAACCGCGCAGCAACAGCTCAAACTGGCCGAGAGAGATAGCAGTACAGAACAGGCAAACATAGCCTCCCTCACCCATGAACTCGCAACTCTGCCTCAGCAACAAGCCAACGAATTGGCGAGTTTTGAAAATACGTATAGCGACCTTAAGCAACAGATTGTAAGTCATAAAAGCAATTATGAGGAAACCATTTACGCCCCGCACAGTGGCTATATATCTGGCCTTCACGTTAAAGCGGGATATACCGTCGATAGTTCGCGCCCGTTGCTTACTCTCCTTCCCAAAGATGCTGATATTCAAGCGCGCATCGCGGTTCCCGTTCGCGCTGCAGGCTTTTTGCGTGAAGGGCAAGCTTTACACATTCGCTACGACGCATTTCCCTACCAGAAGTTTGGTGTGCAGAAGGGCGAAATCCTCAATGTTTCCCCGTCACTTGTACTGCCGGGCGAACTTATCGACGCGCCTATTGCTATCAATGAACCCGCCTATCTCGTTACGGCAGCCATAAGTACGAAAGAAATATTAGCGTATGGCAATCATATTTCACTAAAGGCCGGCATGACCTTCTCAGCTGATGTGCACCTAAGTCAACGTACGCTAATGGAATGGTTAATGGAACCGCTTTACAGCATCTCAGGGAAGCTTTAA
- a CDS encoding peptidase domain-containing ABC transporter, producing the protein MMSMTMPHVSHTLTTKKRVPVILQSEAAECGLACMAMIAQYYRDKRDLNALRQSMSVSLRGTTLKDVMKIASDMGFQTRAIKIELSHITQLTCPAILHWNMNHFVVLTKVKGDRITIHDPALGERRLSYKEASKCITGIALEVSPSDSFSPIKAGPRLGLTQFFKRTTGFKRNLLTLFALSLVLQLFALAAPYYMQTVVDDVLIYNNNALLKALAIGFALLLILETFTSGVRKLVILSVSSRLQLQMSASVFKHLLSLPLDYFDKRHIGDVVSRFGSLASIREFLTTGVVTALLDGLMAVVTLAVMMVYSVKLSLVVVAIMATYLAIRLGLLPLIKRLTTERIALAASEQSHFMESVRAILPIRVYGQETQRHGQWQNKLVATLNKDITLGKINIGSTLTNQFLFGAENLIVVYIGASLVMESTLSIGMLLAFIAYKSRFVSALDGVVNKLVELNMLGVHFSRLSDIVLTPVQVKPHRYQNADLPYYANQSLPNNTAIALETKSLGYRYSESSEWIFKDLALTVKSGDIVAIVGESGSGKSTLLKCLMGLYPVSEGKVERPSVKQPVVASVLQDDACLSGTIAQNICCFEQAPDLQKMVHVAHIACIHEDIMHMPMQYHTLVGDMGSSLSGGQKQRLLLARALYQEPDILFLDEASSHLDMANEARINQHLTSLNMTRIIVAHRPQSIAMADKVYRLANGTLHPCSPTEVSGSAISGNHGETR; encoded by the coding sequence ATGATGAGTATGACAATGCCCCACGTTAGCCACACCCTGACCACTAAAAAACGCGTGCCTGTCATCTTACAAAGTGAGGCGGCTGAGTGCGGACTTGCCTGTATGGCTATGATTGCCCAGTACTATAGAGATAAACGGGATCTCAACGCCCTACGCCAATCTATGTCAGTGTCGTTGCGTGGCACCACATTAAAAGATGTAATGAAAATTGCGAGTGATATGGGCTTTCAAACCCGGGCAATAAAGATAGAGCTTTCCCATATCACGCAACTTACCTGCCCTGCCATCTTACATTGGAATATGAACCACTTTGTTGTGCTGACGAAAGTGAAAGGTGACCGTATCACAATACATGACCCGGCACTTGGCGAAAGAAGGCTGTCCTACAAAGAAGCGTCTAAATGCATTACCGGCATTGCGCTTGAGGTATCACCTAGCGACAGCTTTAGCCCAATCAAAGCTGGCCCGCGGCTTGGCCTTACCCAGTTTTTCAAACGTACCACGGGGTTTAAACGCAACCTTCTTACTCTATTCGCCTTATCCCTGGTGCTGCAGTTATTCGCCCTCGCTGCGCCTTATTACATGCAAACCGTGGTAGACGATGTACTTATCTACAATAACAACGCCCTACTCAAAGCGCTCGCTATTGGTTTTGCCCTATTACTGATACTAGAAACCTTTACTAGCGGGGTAAGAAAGCTGGTTATTTTGTCGGTGTCATCGCGGCTTCAACTTCAAATGTCGGCGTCAGTATTCAAACATTTGCTGTCACTTCCTCTCGACTACTTCGACAAGCGCCACATTGGCGACGTGGTATCTCGATTTGGCTCACTGGCAAGCATTAGAGAGTTTTTAACCACCGGCGTGGTAACAGCTTTACTAGATGGGCTAATGGCCGTCGTCACCTTAGCGGTAATGATGGTTTATTCGGTGAAGCTCTCCCTCGTCGTAGTGGCAATCATGGCCACATATTTAGCCATTCGCTTAGGGCTACTCCCCCTTATTAAACGCCTTACCACAGAGCGCATTGCCCTTGCAGCGTCCGAACAAAGTCACTTCATGGAAAGCGTGCGGGCTATTTTACCAATTCGGGTTTACGGGCAAGAGACACAGCGTCACGGACAATGGCAAAACAAACTCGTGGCCACTTTAAACAAAGACATAACACTGGGTAAAATCAATATTGGCAGCACGCTGACTAATCAGTTCCTGTTTGGCGCAGAAAACCTCATTGTAGTGTATATCGGGGCTAGCTTAGTCATGGAAAGCACCCTTTCCATTGGTATGCTGCTGGCTTTTATCGCCTATAAATCACGTTTTGTTAGCGCACTAGATGGTGTGGTTAATAAGTTGGTAGAGCTCAATATGCTGGGCGTTCACTTTTCTCGTCTTAGCGATATTGTACTCACGCCGGTACAAGTAAAACCTCATCGTTACCAAAATGCTGACCTACCCTATTACGCGAATCAATCTCTACCTAATAATACGGCCATCGCCCTTGAAACTAAATCGCTGGGATACCGATACAGTGAATCTAGCGAGTGGATCTTTAAGGACCTCGCACTCACCGTCAAATCAGGTGATATTGTAGCAATTGTTGGTGAGAGCGGAAGCGGCAAAAGTACCCTGCTTAAATGCCTAATGGGGCTTTACCCGGTATCAGAAGGCAAAGTTGAACGCCCCAGCGTTAAGCAGCCTGTTGTCGCATCGGTCTTGCAAGACGATGCCTGCTTAAGCGGTACCATAGCGCAGAACATTTGCTGTTTTGAGCAAGCGCCAGACCTACAAAAAATGGTTCACGTCGCACATATCGCCTGCATTCATGAAGATATCATGCATATGCCTATGCAATACCACACCTTAGTAGGCGATATGGGAAGCAGTTTAAGCGGTGGCCAAAAACAGCGACTGCTTCTCGCCCGAGCCCTTTATCAAGAGCCCGATATTCTGTTTCTAGATGAAGCGAGCAGCCACCTGGATATGGCCAACGAGGCTCGCATTAACCAGCATCTAACATCACTCAATATGACCCGAATTATTGTGGCCCATCGCCCACAGTCAATTGCTATGGCAGATAAAGTTTACCGCTTGGCAAACGGGACACTACACCCCTGCTCTCCTACCGAAGTATCAGGAAGCGCAATATCAGGTAACCACGGAGAAACACGATGA
- a CDS encoding helix-turn-helix domain-containing protein — protein MKTHEIREPAVLMTEDERMQINANGITARDSVVPINCLSKRELQVAHKIMEGRSNKVIASELFISERTVKFHCANIYKKLNISSRSALIAGCFRTLYHEAVSL, from the coding sequence ATGAAAACCCATGAAATAAGAGAACCCGCAGTATTAATGACAGAAGATGAGCGTATGCAAATTAATGCCAATGGCATTACCGCTCGTGACAGTGTAGTTCCTATTAACTGCTTGTCTAAACGCGAGCTGCAAGTAGCTCACAAAATTATGGAAGGCCGCTCTAATAAAGTTATCGCCTCAGAGCTCTTTATCAGCGAAAGAACGGTGAAATTTCACTGCGCTAATATTTACAAAAAACTCAATATTTCAAGCCGTTCGGCACTTATTGCGGGTTGCTTTAGAACCCTTTACCACGAGGCGGTCTCGCTTTAA
- a CDS encoding ATP-grasp domain-containing protein: MHVALLGSEQDPQIKHIAMALSQSATPFYYANTAQFGTEWTISYDPDFDDGLIHFNSPSLCDQPRVTFSNTQAAYWHEYLPGTLKRTHATPDTKGTAAQSTDTERADTSSKSTTFEREFGWIEQERASTLLCWFSYTDIKWVNAIDAVRSHQCKPYQSRIAGKLGAHIPYTFVGNAPEVASQFCNNMREVIYKPVRGGRTAQFVNKQPNMRPLLNTLLSERPVTFQKYIGGVNVRSYVLGQDVLSVQIDSDELDYRNDDKASVSITIVPNEVQQLAIAICQALGMHWCAIDWRKSAKGKYFFLEANPSPYFLKVEQDTGLDITGRLVELLSKT; this comes from the coding sequence ATGCACGTTGCATTATTAGGCAGTGAACAAGATCCACAAATTAAGCATATAGCCATGGCACTTAGCCAATCTGCTACTCCCTTCTATTACGCTAATACGGCTCAATTTGGCACTGAATGGACAATAAGCTATGACCCTGATTTTGACGATGGGTTGATTCACTTCAATTCCCCCTCGTTATGCGATCAACCAAGGGTCACTTTTTCAAATACTCAGGCGGCGTATTGGCATGAGTACCTACCTGGCACACTTAAACGTACGCACGCCACGCCCGACACAAAAGGTACTGCTGCACAAAGCACAGATACAGAAAGGGCTGATACAAGCAGCAAGAGCACTACCTTTGAAAGGGAGTTTGGTTGGATTGAGCAAGAAAGAGCCAGCACCTTATTATGCTGGTTTAGCTATACGGATATAAAGTGGGTCAATGCTATTGATGCCGTTCGAAGTCATCAATGCAAGCCCTATCAATCCCGTATTGCGGGCAAGCTAGGGGCTCATATTCCTTACACGTTTGTTGGCAATGCGCCTGAGGTCGCCTCTCAATTTTGCAACAATATGCGGGAGGTTATCTATAAACCTGTGCGCGGAGGACGAACAGCCCAATTCGTAAACAAACAGCCCAATATGCGCCCTCTGCTTAATACTTTGTTAAGTGAGCGCCCCGTTACTTTCCAAAAGTACATTGGCGGGGTAAACGTACGAAGCTACGTGCTGGGGCAAGACGTGTTGAGTGTTCAAATTGATTCTGACGAACTCGATTATAGAAACGATGATAAGGCAAGTGTGTCTATAACCATTGTACCTAATGAAGTACAGCAGCTTGCCATAGCCATATGCCAGGCGCTGGGCATGCACTGGTGTGCTATCGACTGGCGAAAAAGTGCAAAGGGTAAATACTTCTTTTTAGAGGCCAACCCTAGCCCGTACTTTTTAAAAGTAGAGCAGGATACGGGGTTGGATATTACAGGAAGGCTAGTAGAACTGCTTTCAAAGACATAA
- a CDS encoding type II toxin-antitoxin system PrlF family antitoxin — protein sequence MAHVALETESTLTDRFQTTVPSSVRQALRLGKKDKIKYAIQSDGSVVISRVASQESDPVIGEFLSFIARDMQTHPEKLEPLSASMRESVNTLVHGVEIDLDAPLLDEDE from the coding sequence ATGGCACACGTGGCTTTAGAAACTGAATCAACACTTACAGATCGCTTTCAAACTACAGTGCCTAGTTCTGTTCGTCAGGCATTGCGCTTGGGTAAAAAAGACAAAATTAAATACGCTATTCAGTCTGATGGTAGTGTTGTGATATCACGTGTAGCATCACAAGAAAGCGACCCCGTTATTGGCGAGTTTTTATCATTTATTGCACGCGATATGCAGACTCACCCCGAAAAGCTCGAGCCACTATCAGCGAGTATGCGTGAAAGTGTTAATACATTGGTTCACGGTGTAGAAATTGATTTAGATGCTCCCTTGTTGGACGAGGACGAGTAA
- the hslU gene encoding HslU--HslV peptidase ATPase subunit, protein MSEMTPREIVHELDRHIIGQQDAKRAVSIALRNRWRRMQLEPELRQEVTPKNILMIGPTGVGKTEIARRLAKLANAPFIKVEATKFTEVGYVGKEVETIIRDLADIAVKMTKENEMKKVKFRAEEAAEERILDVLLPPPEDAWGNKEDVEDRGTRQAFRKKLRQGDLDDKEIEIDVALPQVGVEIMAPPGMEEMTNQLQGMFQNLSGSQKKKKKLKIKEALKLLIEEEAARLVNQEDLKEKAIESVEQHGIVFVDEIDKICKREGNNSGDVSREGVQRDLLPLVEGSTVSTKHGMVKTDHILFIASGAFQMSKPSDLIPELQGRLPIRVELSALKVGDFKRILTEPNASLTQQYIALMKTEGVDIRFDDSGIQRIAEAAWQVNERTENIGARRLHTVLERLMEDISFDASEKSGESFVIDADYVNNHLETLVDNEDLSRFIL, encoded by the coding sequence ATGTCTGAAATGACACCAAGAGAAATTGTTCACGAGTTAGACCGTCATATTATCGGTCAACAAGATGCCAAGCGTGCTGTATCGATTGCACTTAGAAACCGCTGGCGTCGCATGCAGCTTGAGCCTGAGCTGCGCCAAGAAGTTACGCCAAAAAATATTTTAATGATTGGTCCAACGGGTGTGGGTAAAACAGAAATTGCCCGTCGTTTGGCAAAACTTGCCAATGCGCCATTTATCAAAGTAGAAGCAACAAAGTTCACCGAAGTGGGCTATGTAGGTAAAGAAGTTGAGACGATCATTCGTGATCTTGCCGATATCGCGGTTAAGATGACGAAAGAAAACGAAATGAAAAAAGTGAAATTCCGCGCGGAAGAAGCGGCGGAAGAGCGCATTTTAGACGTATTGCTGCCACCACCAGAAGATGCGTGGGGTAACAAAGAAGACGTTGAAGATCGCGGCACACGCCAAGCGTTTCGCAAGAAGCTGCGCCAGGGTGACCTCGATGACAAAGAAATTGAAATTGATGTGGCGCTTCCACAAGTTGGCGTAGAAATTATGGCGCCTCCCGGCATGGAAGAAATGACCAATCAGCTTCAAGGCATGTTCCAGAACTTGTCGGGTTCGCAGAAGAAAAAGAAAAAGCTGAAAATTAAAGAAGCCCTTAAACTGCTTATTGAAGAAGAAGCGGCGCGCCTTGTTAATCAAGAAGATTTGAAAGAAAAAGCGATTGAGTCGGTAGAACAGCACGGCATTGTATTCGTCGATGAAATTGACAAAATCTGTAAGCGCGAAGGCAATAACTCAGGTGATGTGTCTCGCGAAGGCGTTCAGCGCGATCTGCTTCCACTTGTAGAAGGTTCAACGGTATCAACGAAACACGGCATGGTAAAAACAGACCATATCCTGTTTATCGCTTCTGGCGCGTTTCAAATGAGTAAGCCATCGGATCTTATTCCAGAGCTTCAAGGGCGCTTGCCTATTCGCGTTGAGTTATCAGCGCTTAAAGTGGGCGATTTCAAACGAATTCTTACCGAACCTAATGCGTCGCTAACGCAGCAATATATTGCGCTAATGAAAACCGAAGGCGTTGATATTCGCTTTGATGATTCGGGTATTCAGCGCATTGCCGAAGCGGCATGGCAAGTCAACGAGCGCACTGAAAACATTGGTGCTCGACGCCTGCACACCGTATTAGAGCGTCTTATGGAAGATATCTCTTTTGACGCTTCAGAAAAAAGCGGTGAGTCGTTTGTAATTGATGCCGACTACGTGAATAACCACTTAGAAACCTTGGTAGATAACGAAGACTTATCGCGCTTTATTCTTTAA
- the hslV gene encoding ATP-dependent protease subunit HslV, whose amino-acid sequence MTTIVSVRRGNQVVMAGDGQVSLGNTVMKGNARKVRRLYHDKILAGFAGGTADAFTLFERFEAKLEAHQGHLTKAAVELAKDWRTDRALRKLEALLAVADETASFIITGNGDVVQPEQDLIAIGSGGNYAQAAATALLDNTELSAKDIAEKALTIAGDICVFTNHSQTVDVLDY is encoded by the coding sequence GTGACAACGATTGTATCTGTACGACGAGGGAATCAGGTAGTGATGGCCGGTGATGGTCAGGTATCACTAGGCAATACCGTGATGAAAGGTAATGCACGCAAAGTGCGCCGTTTATACCACGATAAAATTTTAGCGGGCTTTGCGGGCGGCACAGCCGACGCATTTACGCTATTTGAGCGCTTCGAAGCTAAGCTTGAAGCGCACCAAGGCCATTTAACCAAAGCCGCCGTAGAGCTTGCCAAAGACTGGCGTACTGATAGGGCGCTGCGCAAGTTAGAAGCCTTATTGGCAGTAGCCGATGAAACCGCTTCTTTCATTATTACCGGTAACGGCGATGTGGTGCAGCCAGAGCAAGATCTTATCGCCATAGGTTCAGGTGGCAATTACGCGCAAGCAGCGGCAACGGCACTTTTAGATAATACGGAATTAAGTGCAAAAGACATTGCTGAAAAAGCACTGACCATTGCCGGTGATATTTGCGTATTCACTAACCATAGCCAAACGGTTGATGTACTAGATTACTAA